One window of Oncorhynchus masou masou isolate Uvic2021 chromosome 28, UVic_Omas_1.1, whole genome shotgun sequence genomic DNA carries:
- the LOC135517929 gene encoding bile salt-activated lipase-like, which translates to MTQGYGHCETLAGTNGRGLLYKRCADRCLWISMMKTLGVLVASALFLGSASAATLGVVYTEGGMVQGKKVNSDGLLRTMDVFKGIPYADKPGVFEKPKRHPGWDGVLKATEFKPRCMQLNLLQSDTRGQEDCLFLNIWVPQGLSVSTGLPVMVWIFGGGYLVGGSMGANFLDNYLYDGEEIANRGKVIVVTLGYRVGTLGFLSSGDASGPGNYGLWDQHAAIAWVNRNIRAFGGDPNNITVFGESAGAASVSFQTLSPHNKGLIRRAISQSGVALCPWAINNNPRAFAEMVAGKVGCPIDDQMMACLKLIDAKELTLAGTLSLAGSPSTPIVSNLALSPVIDGDFLPDHPGKLFHNAADIDYLAGVNSMDAHLFTGLDLPAVNKPLANLPLSDVKLLLGSLTKKGEASINSAFAEYTADWGDKPSQETIKKTVVMIETDYVFLVPTQAALYLHASNAQSARTYSYLFSEPSRMSGIVLPFPSWMEADHAEDLQFVFGKPFSTPLAYWPKYRNVSKYFIAYWTNFARTGDPNKGESNVPVTWPAYTTSGQKYLEINAKMNRNSVHEKMRVRFVNWWSNTLPSI; encoded by the exons ATGACTCAGGGTTATGGACATTGTGAAACCCTGGCTGGAACAAATGGGAGGGGTCTCCTGTATAAAAGGTGTGCTGACAGGTGTCTCTGGATCAGCATGATGAAGACACTGGGTGTTTTGGTTGCCTCTGCCCTGTTCCTGGGGTCCGCCTCGGCCGCCACT CTTGGAGTGGTGTACACTGAGGGAGGCATGGTGCAAGGGAAAAAAGTCAATTCTGATGGACTCCTCCGCACCATGGATGTCTTCAAAGGAATCCCCTACGCTGACAAGCCCGGCGTTTTTGAGAAGCCCAAGCGTCACCCTGGATGGGATG GTGTTCTTAAGGCTACAGAGTTCAAGCCGAGGTGCATGCAGCTGAACTTGCTCCAGTCTGACACCCGTGGCCAAGAGGACTGCCTTTTCCTGAACATCTGGGTCCCTCAGGGCCTCAGTG TTTCCACTGGGCTGCCAGTAATGGTTTGGATCTTTGGAGGTGGTTACCTGGTTGGAGGCTCTATGGGCGCTAACTTCTTAGATAACTATCTGTACGACGGGGAGGAGATTGCAAACAGGGGCAAAGTCATTGTGGTGACTCTGGGTTACCGTGTGGGCACCCTGGGCTTCCTCAGCTCTGGAGATGCCAGCGGACCTG GTAACTATGGTTTGTGGGACCAGCATGCTGCCATTGCCTGGGTGAATAGGAACATCCGTGCCTTCGGAGGAGACCCCAACAACATCACCGTCTTTGGAGAGTCTGCCGGCGCTGCTAGCGTCAGCTTCCAG acactttcTCCCCATAACAAAGGGCTGATCCGCAGGGCCATCTCCCAGAGTGGCGTTGCTCTCTGCCCCTGGGCCATCAACAACAACCCTCGTGCCTTTGCAGAGATG gTTGCTGGGAAGGTGGGCTGCCCCATTGATGATCAGATGATGGCCTGCCTGAAGCTCATTGACGCTAAGGAGCTCACCCTTGCTGGTACCCTGTCCCTGGCTGGTTCTCCCTCCA CGCCCATAGTGAGCAACCTGGCCCTCTCCCCAGTGATCGATGGGGACTTCCTGCCTGATCACCCAGGGAAACTGTTCCACAACGCTGCTGACATTGACTACCTTGCAGGGGTCAACAGCATGGATGCCCACCTATTCACTGGATTAGATTTACCCGCCGTCAACAAGCCACTCGCTAACCTCCCTCT GTCAGATGTGAAACTGCTCCTGGGTTCTTTGACTAAGAAGGGAGAGGCCTCTATCAATAGCGCTTTCGCAGAGTACACGGCAGACTGGGGCGATAAGCCCAGTCAGGAGACCATCAAGAAGACTGTTGTTATGATCGAGACTGACTACGTCTTCCTGGTTCCTACCCAAGCTGCTCTCTATCTGCACGCCTCCAATGCCCA ATCTGCACGCACCTACTCCTACCTGTTCTCAGAGCCCAGCCGCATGTCCGGGATAGTTCTACCTTTCCCCAGCTGGATGGAGGCTGATCACGCTGAGGACCTGCAGTTTGTGTTCGGCAAGCCCTTCTCCACGCCCCTGGCATACTGGCCCAAGTACCGCAATGTCTCCAAATACTTTATTGCCTACTGGACCAACTTCGCCAGGACCGG AGACCCCAACAAGGGGGAGTCCAATGTGCCTGTGACCTGGCCTGCATACACCACCTCTGGGCAAAAGTACCTGGAGATCAACGCCAAAATGAACAGGAACTCCGTCCATGAGAAGATGAGGGTGCGCTTTGTGAACTGGTGGTCTAACACCCTTCCCTCTATCTGA